From the Musa acuminata AAA Group cultivar baxijiao chromosome BXJ1-2, Cavendish_Baxijiao_AAA, whole genome shotgun sequence genome, one window contains:
- the LOC135598486 gene encoding PHD finger protein ALFIN-LIKE 8-like, with the protein MEGGTEGYNSRTPEDVFRDFRGRRAGIVKALTTDVEKFYQKCDPEKENLCLYGLPNETWEVNLPVEEVPPELPEPALGINFARDGMGEKDWLSLVAVHSDAWLLAVAFYFGARFGFDKESRNQLFQMINSLPTIYEVVTGITKKQSKDKTPSSNGKSNKSSSKSSRPSESHAKASKMAPPTEEHSEGEDKDEEDHGNTLCGACGDNYANDEFWICCDICEKWFHGKCVKITPARAEHIKQYKCPACTTKRVRT; encoded by the exons ATGGAAGGGGGGACGGAGGGTTACAATTCGCGGACGCCGGAGGATGTGTTTAGGGATTTCCGAGGCCGGCGAGCCGGAATAGTCAAGGCTCTCACCACCG ATGTTGAGAAGTTCTACCAGAAATGCGATCCTG AAAAAGAGAATTTATGTCTATATGGTCTGCCTAACGAGACTTGGGAAGTGAACTTGCCAGTCGAGGAAGTTCCTCCCGAGCTTCCAGAACCAGCATTAGGTATAAACTTTGCTCGTGATGGAATGGGCGAAAAGGATTGGTTGTCACTAGTTGCAGTTCACAGTGATGCATGGTTATTAGCTGTTGCTTTCTACTTTGGTGCACGCTTTGGGTTTGATAAAGAATCCAG GAACCAGCTCTTCCAAATGATCAATAGCCTTCCAACCATATATGAAGTTGTGACGGGAATCACCAAGAAACAATCCAAAGATAAAACCCCTAGCAGCAATGGCAAGAGCAACAAATCTAGTTCAAAG TCGTCGAGACCATCAGAGTCCCATGCAAAAGCCTCAAAGATGGCTCCACCGACGGAGGAACATAGTGAAGGAGAGGATAAGGACGAGGAAGATCATGGAAATACTCTATGTGGTGCATGTGGAGACAACTACGCCAATGACGAGTTTTGGATATGCTGTGACATTTGTGAAAAATGGTTCCATGGGAAATGTGTTAAGATCACTCCTGCACGGGCTGAGCACATCAAACAATACAAGTGCCCTGCTTGCACTACCAAGAGGGTTCGAACATGA
- the LOC135598489 gene encoding endoglucanase 12-like, with the protein MHSMNHWGGSFEIHDPTTDDEHSRNMDLDRAALSRQQLDETQQSWLLGPQEAKKKDKYVDLGCMVVKRKVLKWTFYAVLIAFVVIGVPITIAKSIPKHKKAPPPPDRYTEALHKALMFFNAQKSGRLPKNNGVPWRGDSGLKDGSEETDVKGGLVGGYYDAGDNIKFHFPMAFSMTLLSWSVIEYSDKYKDIGEYDHVRELIKWGTDYLLKTFNSSATTITKIYSQVGGATNDSASPDDHYCWMRPEDMDYTRPVQTANSAPDLGGEVAAALAAASIVFRDDGAYSQKLLKGAAVVYKFARDPGHRTPYSRGNRYIQPFYNSTGYWDEYMWSAAWMFYASGNKSYIQFATDPRLPKNAMAFLQIPDLGVFSWDNKLPGAQLLLTRLRLFLNPGYPYEESLSGYHNTTGINMCMKLQRFNVFNFTPGGLIELNHGRPQPLQYAVTAAFLASLYADYLDAANIPGYYCGPYYFSADSLRSFATSQVNYILGDNPMKMSYVVGYGRNYPKHVHHRGASIPHNGVKYSCTGGWKWRDAKTANPNTITGAMVGGPDRFDRFSDSRPNYNYTEPTLAGNAGLVAALVSLTSTSSSSGVDTNTIFSAVPPLYPGSPPPPAPWKP; encoded by the exons ATGCATTCCATGAACCACTGGGGTGGCTCGTTCGAGATCCATGACCCGACGACGGACGACGAGCACAGCCGTAACATGGACTTGGACCGGGCGGCGCTGTCGCGGCAGCAGCTCGACGAGACGCAGCAGAGCTGGCTGCTGGGGCCGCAGGAGGCCAAGAAGAAGGACAAGTACGTCGATCTGGGGTGCATGGTCGTCAAGCGCAAGGTGTTGAAATGGACGTTCTACGCCGTTCTGATCGCCTTCGTCGTCATTGGCGTTCCCATCACCATCGCCAAGTCGATCCCCAAGCACAAGAAAGCGCCGCCGCCGCCCGATCGGTACACGGAGGCCCTCCACAAGGCCTTGATGTTCTTCAATGCACAGAAAT CCGGTCGCTTGCCGAAGAACAACGGCGTACCATGGCGTGGAGATTCTGGCCTCAAAGATGGCTCTGAAGAAACCGACGTGAAGGGCGGCCTCGTCGGAGGATACTACGACGCCGGCGACAACATCAAGTTCCATTTCCCCATGGCGTTCTCCATGACGCTGCTGAGTTGGTCGGTGATAGAGTACAGCGACAAGTACAAGGACATCGGAGAGTACGACCACGTCCGGGAGCTCATCAAATGGGGAACCGACTACCTGCTCAAGACCTTCAATTCCTCTGCCACCACCATCACCAAGATATACAGCCAG GTGGGCGGAGCTACGAATGACTCGGCCTCGCCCGACGACCACTACTGCTGGATGCGGCCCGAGGACATGGACTACACTCGTCCGGTGCAGACAGCCAACTCCGCCCCGGACCTGGGCGGCGAGGTGGCCGCGGCTCTGGCCGCCGCCTCCATCGTCTTCCGCGACGACGGCGCCTACTCGCAGAAGCTCCTCAAGGGCGCGGCCGTGGTCTATAAGTTCGCCCGCGATCCCGGCCACCGCACGCCGTACAGCCGGGGGAACCGCTACATCCAGCCGTTCTACAACTCGACGGGGTACTGGGACGAGTACATGTGGAGCGCGGCGTGGATGTTCTACGCCAGCGGCAACAAGAGCTACATCCAGTTCGCCACCGACCCGAGGCTGCCCAAGAACGCCATGGCCTTCTTGCAGATCCCGGATTTGGGGGTGTTCAGCTGGGACAACAAGCTCCCCGGCGCGCAGCTATTGTTGACGAGGCTGAGGCTGTTCTTGAATCCGGGATATCCGTACGAGGAGAGCCTGAGTGGGTATCACAACACCACCGGGATCAACATGTGCATGAAGCTGCAGAGATTCAACGTCTTCAACTTCACCCCAG GTGGGTTGATCGAGCTCAACCATGGCCGGCCTCAGCCACTACAGTATGCTGTCACTGCTGCCTTCCTCGCCTCCCTGTATGCCGATTACTTGGACGCTGCTAATATTCCCGGGTACTACTGCGGCCCCTACTACTTCTCCGCCGACAGCCTCCGTAGCTTCGCCACCTCCCAG GTGAACTACATCTTAGGAGACAATCCGATGAAGATGAGCTACGTGGTGGGGTACGGCCGGAACTACCCCAAGCACGTCCACCACCGCGGCGCGTCGATCCCGCACAACGGGGTGAAGTACTCGTGCACAGGCGGGTGGAAGTGGAGGGACGCCAAGACGGCGAACCCCAACACCATCACCGGGGCGATGGTCGGCGGGCCCGACCGGTTCGACCGCTTCTCCGACTCGCGGCCGAACTACAACTACACCGAGCCTACGTTGGCGGGTAACGCAGGCCTTGTCGCGGCGCTGGTGTCGCTGACGAGCACCAGCAGCAGCTCTGGCGTCGACACGAACACCATTTTCTCTGCAGTGCCGCCGCTGTACCCtggatcgccgccgccgccggcgccATGGAAGCCTTGA
- the LOC135598503 gene encoding uncharacterized protein LOC135598503 isoform X1: MISSTPPLGLFMRPPAPAIYLPASSLALGPRASGDASRIPTFLGSFVGYSLDSTWVDGKRLHFALGNPRSGTAWHCGYTRRDSNGSIQDWDGELTSGSSDENGVQVPTQAQSVVEGSSTVLVSEYKPIPDIDYLQELLAIQQQGPRSIGFFGTRNMGFMHQQLIEILSYAMVITKNHIFTSGASGTNAAVIRGALRAEKPELLTVILPQSLKMQPPESQELLSKVQNVIEKPQYDHLPLIEASRLCNMDILSKVQQVICFAFHDSKLLMETCQEAKNMRKIVTLFYLD, encoded by the exons atgATTTCCTCTACTCCTCCTTTGGGGCTTTTCATGCGGCCTCCAGCCCCGGCTATTTATCTGCCCGCGTCGTCCCTAGCGTTGGGCCCCAGAGCCAGCGGCGACGCCTCTCGAATCCCTACCTTTCTTGGCTCCTTCGTCGGCTATTCGCTCGATTCCACATGGGTTGATGGCAAAAGACTGCATTTTGCGCTTGGCAATCCCCGCTCTGGAACTGCG TGGCACTGTGGATATACGAGAAGAGACAGCAATGGGAGTATTCAAGATTGGGATGGGGAACTTACATCTGGGTCATCAGACGAGAATGGTGTCCAAGTTCCAACACAAGCACAGTCTGTTGTTGAGGGTTCAAGCACAGTCCTCGTGTCAGAGTACAAGCCAATTCCTGATATTGATTATTTACAG GAATTGTTAGCTATTCAACAGCAAGGGCCCAGATCAATTGGATTCTTTGGGACTCGTAATATGGGGTTTATGCATCAGCAACTAATCGAGATTCTCAGTTATGCGATGGTTATAACT AAGAATCATATTTTTACTTCAGGGGCTTCTGGAACTAATGCGGCTGTTATCAGAGGTGCTTTAAGAGCAGAAAAGCCAGAGTTGCTTACTGTAATCTTGCCTCAGAGCCTAAAAATGCAGCCACCTGAGAGTCAGGAGTTGTTGTCTAAA GTACAAAATGTGATTGAGAAACCCCAATACGATCACTTGCCATTGATTGAAGCTAGCAG GCTGTGCAATATGGATATACTGTCAAAGGTACAGCAAGTGATATGCTTTGCATTTCATGACAGCAAATTGCTCATGGAAACCTGCCAAGAAGCAAAGAACATGAGGAAAATTGTGACTCTCTTTTACTTAGATTGA
- the LOC135598503 gene encoding uncharacterized protein LOC135598503 isoform X2, whose protein sequence is MISSTPPLGLFMRPPAPAIYLPASSLALGPRASGDASRIPTFLGSFVGYSLDSTWVDGKRLHFALGNPRSGTAWHCGYTRRDSNGSIQDWDGELTSGSSDENGVQVPTQAQSVVEGSSTVLVSEYKPIPDIDYLQELLAIQQQGPRSIGFFGTRNMGFMHQQLIEILSYAMVITKNHIFTSGASGTNAAVIRGALRAEKPELLTVILPQSLKMQPPESQELLSKVQNVIEKPQYDHLPLIEASRLFLVLMMPC, encoded by the exons atgATTTCCTCTACTCCTCCTTTGGGGCTTTTCATGCGGCCTCCAGCCCCGGCTATTTATCTGCCCGCGTCGTCCCTAGCGTTGGGCCCCAGAGCCAGCGGCGACGCCTCTCGAATCCCTACCTTTCTTGGCTCCTTCGTCGGCTATTCGCTCGATTCCACATGGGTTGATGGCAAAAGACTGCATTTTGCGCTTGGCAATCCCCGCTCTGGAACTGCG TGGCACTGTGGATATACGAGAAGAGACAGCAATGGGAGTATTCAAGATTGGGATGGGGAACTTACATCTGGGTCATCAGACGAGAATGGTGTCCAAGTTCCAACACAAGCACAGTCTGTTGTTGAGGGTTCAAGCACAGTCCTCGTGTCAGAGTACAAGCCAATTCCTGATATTGATTATTTACAG GAATTGTTAGCTATTCAACAGCAAGGGCCCAGATCAATTGGATTCTTTGGGACTCGTAATATGGGGTTTATGCATCAGCAACTAATCGAGATTCTCAGTTATGCGATGGTTATAACT AAGAATCATATTTTTACTTCAGGGGCTTCTGGAACTAATGCGGCTGTTATCAGAGGTGCTTTAAGAGCAGAAAAGCCAGAGTTGCTTACTGTAATCTTGCCTCAGAGCCTAAAAATGCAGCCACCTGAGAGTCAGGAGTTGTTGTCTAAA GTACAAAATGTGATTGAGAAACCCCAATACGATCACTTGCCATTGATTGAAGCTAGCAG GCTTTTCTTGGTTCTAATGATGCCATGCTAA
- the LOC103972987 gene encoding FRIGIDA-like protein 3 — MDDAQSVATLFDSTTSKIQQLQQAFAELERHSAISLNLKWKELEEHFHGLEKSLKTRFDELEDQEKEYVTEVTEAQQMLEKQETAVVAKELASLERLQEKRDAALSVLFDKHGTSSLEPVVKGVNNSMTDPILKENSGVGAAKSGMEDVCPAEKGSVCIEPPTELMKLCEEMDAQGLHKFISDNHKNVISIREEIPVALKRAANPFSLVLDSLKGFYAGEILSSDGKKDVSLLGLRRTCLMLMESLEQLLADGVPDSLFDNQRLTSDIKEKAKVIAKEWKPKLDQLDIEATSGNSLEAHAFLQLLATFDIDSQFDQDEICKLIPAVTRRRQTVNLCRSLGLSHKMPGLIEVLLNSGRQIEAVNLAYAFKLTEQFPPVPLLKAYLKEAKKVSQVKAGSMSPGAQNEMNERELSALKAVIKCIEEHKLEEQYPVDPLQKRILLLEKAKADKRRAAEAAKPQTKRPRANGSIYPRINIMPDKSFHRSPFERYPYAYDRQYVYAAETHHPTPMGSAPYTIPRTHSTFYGNVHQVQYQTAYLY, encoded by the exons ATGGATGATGCACAATCAGTTGCAACACTTTTTGATTCTACAACATCAAAAATACAGCAGTTACAACAGGCATTTGCTGAACTTGAGCGTCACAGTGCCATATCCTTGAACTTAAAATggaaagaacttgaagaacatttTCATGGACTCGAGAAGTCTCTAAAGACAAGGTTTGACGAGTTGGAGGATCAGGAAAAAGAATATGTTACAGAAGTCACTGAAGCCCAGCAAATGTTGGAGAAGCAGGAGACTGCTGTTGTGGCCAAGGAGCTTGCATCTCTGGAACGGTTGCAGGAAAAAAGAGATGCTGCTCTATCTGTTTTGTTTGATAAACATGGAACTTCTTCTTTGGAACCTGTTGTTAAGGGGGTGAACAACAGCATGACTGATCCTATTTTAAAAGAAAACTCTGGTGTTGGAGCTGCCAAATCTGGCATGGAAGATGTATGTCCTGCAGAAAAAGGAAGTGTGTGCATTGAGCCACCTACAGAGCTGATGAAACTATGTGAAGAAATGGATGCACAAGGACTACATAAATTCATTTCAGATAATCATAAAAACGTAATCTCTATACGTGAGGAAATTCCGGTGGCATTAAAACGTGCAGCCAATCCTTTCAGCTTGGTTTTAGATTCCTTGAAAGGCTTCTATGCTGGAGAAATTCTAAGTTCAGATGGAAAAAAAGATGTAAGCCTATTGGGCCTGCGAAGGACTTGTCTCATGTTAATGGAATCTCTTGAACAACTGTTGGCTGATGGTGTACCAGATTCCCTTTTTGATAACCAAAGACTTACATCAGATATCAAAGAGAAAGCAAAGGTGATAGCTAAAGAATGGAAGCCAAAGTTGGATCAACTTGACATTGAAGCCACTAGTGGAAACTCATTGGAAGCACATGCATTTCTACAGCTTTTGGCTACTTTTGATATTGATTCACAATTTGATCAAGATGAAATCTGCAAACTTATTCCAGCTGTTACACGGCGCCGTCAAACTGTTAACTTGTGTCGTTCACTTGGTTTGTCGCATAAAATGCCAG GTTTGATTGAAGTTCTACTGAATAGTGGGAGGCAAATTGAGGCCGTTAATCTTGCCTATGCATTTAAACTCACAGAACAATTTCCACCAGTGCCATTACTTAAAGCATATCTGAAGGAGGCGAAAAAAGTTTCACAGGTCAAAGCCGGAAGCATGTCTCCTGGTGCGCAG AATGAAATGAATGAACGGGAACTATCTGCCCTTAAAGCGGTCATCAAATGCATTGAAGAGCACAAACTTGAGGAGCAATaccctgttgatccgcttcagaagcGCATCCTTCTGCTAGAGAAGGCAAAGGCCGACAAGAGGAGGGCTGCTGAAGCTGCAAAGCCGCAAACCAAGAGGCCCCGTGCCAATGGCAGCATTTACCCTCGTATTAACATCATGCCTGACAAAAGCTTCCATCGATCACCCTTTGAGAGGTACCCATACGCATATGATAGGCAGTACGTCTATGCTGCTGAAACTCATCATCCTACGCCAATGGGTTCTGCGCCATATACCATCCCCCGCACACATTCCACGTTCTATGGTAATGTCCACCAGGTCCAGTACCAGACCGCCTATCTTTATTAA